One genomic window of Quadrisphaera setariae includes the following:
- a CDS encoding ABC transporter substrate-binding protein translates to MFTLSPSRRSFLAAASAGALTLTLAACSGGSAEQTAPEDVKTLTVIAANSPWTEGLKTLATEYQQKTGVQVKIEAYGNEQLNDTYKVKLNASSSDFDVMAFQVQDVMREFSRNGWLTDMTDYVSSDADWDWEDFQQPAREAVQLDDVVYGVPVMTEREIVYYRKDLLQQAGIPVPKTLDELKTAVSTLNDPATGTFGIAMRGSRVPLVTQYSSFLYSFGGDFQGKDGEATIDSPEAQQAFQFYGDLLRSDGPPGVTNMGWVEASALFAQGKSAFYIDADSQAYTFLDPTKSSVVDTVGFAQFPAGPAGSKFYNIVPQTVGINEFSTKKDAAWEFIKWATSKENTARLLSENTVPGARESAWADASAAEAFPAELVDIIRNAGESGVGHDRPQLEQVAQAREIVGGPAIAAIEGGDVAAAAKDAQKQFQDLLDSEG, encoded by the coding sequence ATGTTCACCCTCAGCCCCTCGCGCAGGTCGTTCCTCGCGGCCGCGAGCGCCGGCGCGCTCACCCTGACCCTGGCCGCCTGCAGCGGCGGCTCCGCGGAGCAGACGGCACCCGAGGACGTGAAGACCCTCACCGTCATCGCCGCGAACAGCCCGTGGACCGAGGGCCTCAAGACGCTGGCCACCGAGTACCAGCAGAAGACCGGCGTGCAGGTCAAGATCGAGGCGTACGGCAACGAGCAGCTCAACGACACCTACAAGGTCAAGCTCAACGCCTCCTCCTCGGACTTCGACGTCATGGCCTTCCAGGTGCAGGACGTCATGCGGGAGTTCTCCCGCAACGGCTGGCTCACCGACATGACGGACTACGTCAGCAGCGACGCCGACTGGGACTGGGAGGACTTCCAGCAGCCCGCCCGTGAGGCCGTGCAGCTCGACGACGTCGTCTACGGCGTCCCGGTGATGACCGAGCGCGAGATCGTCTACTACCGCAAGGACCTCCTGCAGCAGGCCGGCATCCCCGTGCCGAAGACCCTCGACGAGCTCAAGACCGCCGTCTCGACGCTCAACGACCCGGCCACCGGCACCTTCGGCATCGCGATGCGCGGGTCGCGGGTGCCGCTGGTCACGCAGTACTCCTCCTTCCTCTACAGCTTCGGTGGCGACTTCCAGGGGAAGGACGGCGAGGCCACCATCGACTCGCCGGAGGCGCAGCAGGCCTTCCAGTTCTACGGCGACCTGCTGCGCAGCGACGGTCCGCCCGGGGTGACCAACATGGGCTGGGTCGAGGCCTCGGCGCTGTTCGCCCAGGGCAAGTCGGCCTTCTACATCGACGCCGACAGCCAGGCGTACACCTTCCTCGACCCCACGAAGAGCTCCGTGGTGGACACGGTGGGCTTCGCGCAGTTCCCCGCCGGCCCGGCCGGGTCGAAGTTCTACAACATCGTCCCGCAGACGGTGGGCATCAACGAGTTCTCCACCAAGAAGGACGCCGCCTGGGAGTTCATCAAGTGGGCCACCAGCAAGGAGAACACCGCCCGCCTGCTCTCGGAGAACACCGTGCCGGGCGCGCGGGAGTCGGCGTGGGCCGACGCCTCGGCGGCCGAGGCCTTCCCGGCCGAGCTGGTGGACATCATCCGCAACGCCGGGGAGTCCGGGGTGGGCCACGACCGCCCGCAGCTGGAGCAGGTGGCCCAGGCCCGCGAGATCGTCGGTGGCCCGGCCATCGCCGCGATCGAGGGCGGTGACGTCGCCGCGGCGGCGAAGGACGCCCAGAAGCAGTTCCAGGACCTGCTCGACTCCGAGGGGTGA
- a CDS encoding carbohydrate ABC transporter permease, which translates to MAVSTTSPAPAAARPSTRRSFVDRVDAHLKWVLIVPSVAFVGLLIAFPIAYTAYLSFTNASGSVSRPKRFVGLENYTRWLTDADRFWPAVGRTAYFTGAALVLELVIGLAIALLLRKTFRGQGVVRVLILLPLVATPVAVGMMWLLIFEPTIGFANLVLGWFGIPAQGWLSDPSTALNTLIFIDVWQWTPMVVLILLAGLTTLPEEPDEAARVDGAGAWQRFRHITLPLLAPVIGAAAILRSIDALKTFDIIYATKGVGGGSSHEAETLNVLAYGQAFQFSQYGRASALLMLFFLLIVIVLATLAILRKKADQS; encoded by the coding sequence TTGGCCGTCTCCACCACGTCGCCCGCACCCGCGGCGGCTCGTCCCAGCACCCGGCGGTCGTTCGTCGACCGGGTGGACGCCCACCTGAAGTGGGTGCTGATCGTCCCGTCGGTGGCCTTCGTCGGGCTGCTGATCGCCTTCCCCATCGCCTACACGGCGTACCTGTCCTTCACCAACGCCTCCGGGTCCGTCAGCAGGCCCAAGCGCTTCGTCGGCCTGGAGAACTACACGCGCTGGCTCACCGACGCCGACAGGTTCTGGCCGGCCGTGGGCCGCACCGCCTACTTCACCGGCGCCGCCCTGGTGCTGGAGCTGGTCATCGGACTGGCCATCGCCCTGCTGCTGCGCAAGACCTTCCGCGGTCAGGGGGTGGTGCGCGTGCTGATCCTGCTGCCCCTGGTGGCCACGCCCGTCGCCGTCGGCATGATGTGGCTCCTGATCTTCGAGCCGACCATCGGCTTCGCCAACCTCGTGCTCGGGTGGTTCGGGATCCCGGCGCAGGGCTGGCTCTCGGACCCCTCCACGGCGCTCAACACGCTGATCTTCATCGACGTGTGGCAGTGGACGCCGATGGTGGTGCTCATCCTGCTGGCCGGGCTCACCACCCTCCCCGAGGAGCCGGACGAGGCCGCCCGCGTGGACGGCGCCGGCGCCTGGCAGCGCTTCCGGCACATCACCCTGCCGCTGCTGGCGCCCGTCATCGGGGCCGCGGCCATCCTGCGCTCCATCGACGCGCTCAAGACCTTCGACATCATCTACGCCACCAAGGGCGTCGGCGGTGGCTCCAGCCACGAGGCCGAGACGCTCAACGTCCTCGCCTACGGGCAGGCCTTCCAGTTCTCCCAGTACGGGCGGGCCTCGGCGCTGCTGATGCTCTTCTTCCTGCTCATCGTCATCGTCCTGGCGACGCTCGCCATCCTCCGCAAGAAGGCGGACCAGTCATGA
- a CDS encoding carbohydrate ABC transporter permease has translation MTATAHQPARPSASRSPRAPGASTPEELAAIPERRPLRPAQRAAGVARAVGIVLVVLAFLVPLLWMLLASFKTNLDVVDPAKTFTFSPTTANYGTVFGAQAFGDFIVNSVVVGIGSTLLALVIGVPAAYAVSRYRVRSATGFLLLARVIPGVSLLIPWYYLFSQVQLVGTYAVLVLTHIFVTMPLVVAIMSSFFEGVPGELEEAAQIDGCSRIGAFARVVLPLSVPGIATSAILSFIFSWNNFLFALVLSDQETRTLPVAIVNFTSYASVDWGGLMAAAVIITVPVMLVALVAQRYVVSGLTAGATKG, from the coding sequence ATGACCGCGACCGCCCACCAGCCGGCCCGCCCGTCGGCGTCGCGCTCCCCGCGCGCGCCCGGCGCCTCCACGCCCGAGGAGCTCGCCGCCATCCCGGAGCGCAGACCGCTGCGCCCCGCACAGCGCGCCGCAGGCGTCGCGCGCGCCGTCGGCATCGTCCTGGTGGTGCTCGCGTTCCTGGTGCCGCTGCTGTGGATGCTGCTGGCCAGCTTCAAGACCAACCTCGACGTGGTCGACCCCGCCAAGACGTTCACCTTCAGCCCCACCACCGCCAACTACGGCACCGTCTTCGGGGCGCAGGCCTTCGGCGACTTCATCGTCAACAGCGTGGTGGTGGGCATCGGGTCGACCCTGCTCGCGCTGGTCATCGGGGTGCCTGCCGCCTACGCCGTCTCCCGCTACCGGGTGCGCAGCGCCACCGGCTTCCTGCTGCTGGCCCGCGTCATCCCCGGCGTCAGCCTGCTGATCCCCTGGTACTACCTGTTCTCGCAGGTCCAGCTGGTCGGCACCTACGCCGTGCTGGTGCTCACCCACATCTTCGTGACGATGCCCCTGGTCGTGGCGATCATGTCGAGCTTCTTCGAGGGCGTCCCCGGTGAGCTGGAGGAGGCCGCGCAGATCGACGGCTGCAGCCGCATCGGCGCCTTCGCCCGCGTGGTGCTGCCGCTGTCGGTGCCCGGCATCGCCACCTCGGCGATCCTGTCCTTCATCTTCAGCTGGAACAACTTCCTCTTCGCCCTGGTGCTGTCCGACCAGGAGACCCGCACCCTGCCGGTGGCGATCGTCAACTTCACCAGCTACGCCTCGGTGGACTGGGGAGGCCTCATGGCCGCCGCCGTCATCATCACCGTGCCCGTGATGCTCGTGGCGCTGGTCGCGCAGCGGTACGTGGTCAGCGGTCTCACCGCCGGCGCCACCAAGGGATGA
- a CDS encoding SDR family oxidoreductase: protein MSGTTWVLGGGSGIGRACALSLAAASDLVVVSGRRADHLEETAAAVAATGCPALALPLDVTDDDAVARAGAAVEDRGGPVARLVYSAGTNTPRRAWSQLSGTAFAGVVDTNLTGVVRAASAVLPGMRSRGGGHVVLVSSWAGWTFSPGAGAAYSASKTAMGSLAETLNQQERHHGVRATHLCPGEVATDILRTRPVPPTDAETSLMLAPEDVASAVAWVCSQPGRVCVNELVITPTANASYAAPVPVPAGAR from the coding sequence ATGAGCGGCACCACCTGGGTGCTCGGCGGCGGTTCGGGGATCGGCCGCGCGTGCGCCCTGTCCCTGGCCGCGGCATCCGACCTCGTGGTGGTCTCCGGCCGCCGCGCGGACCACCTGGAGGAGACGGCCGCCGCGGTGGCGGCCACCGGGTGCCCGGCGCTGGCCCTGCCCCTCGACGTCACCGACGACGACGCCGTGGCCCGCGCCGGTGCAGCCGTCGAGGACCGGGGCGGGCCTGTGGCGCGCCTGGTCTACAGCGCCGGCACCAACACCCCGCGCCGCGCCTGGTCGCAGCTGTCGGGAACCGCCTTCGCCGGCGTCGTCGACACCAACCTCACCGGCGTCGTGCGCGCCGCCTCCGCGGTGCTGCCCGGCATGCGCTCCCGGGGCGGGGGCCACGTGGTGCTCGTCTCCTCCTGGGCCGGCTGGACCTTCTCGCCCGGCGCCGGCGCCGCCTACTCCGCGAGCAAGACGGCCATGGGCTCCCTCGCCGAGACGCTGAACCAGCAGGAGCGGCACCACGGCGTGCGGGCCACGCACCTGTGCCCCGGCGAGGTGGCCACCGACATCCTGCGCACCCGCCCGGTGCCGCCCACCGACGCCGAGACCTCGCTCATGCTCGCCCCGGAGGACGTCGCCTCGGCGGTGGCGTGGGTGTGCTCCCAGCCGGGACGCGTCTGCGTCAACGAGCTGGTCATCACGCCCACCGCCAACGCCTCCTACGCCGCGCCCGTGCCCGTCCCGGCGGGTGCGCGGTGA
- a CDS encoding ribokinase yields MTGRATGAVVVLGSANADLVVRAPRLAGPGETLSATSATTGAGGKGLNQAVAAARAGARVAFAGAVGEDPHGQLLRGVLQRDGVDTALLRTDGARATGLAVVTVTDDGENSILVVPGANALDDLTDDDRRAVAAASHLVLQLERPRELVRRALRVAREHGTTTVLTPAPVSDGLDELVALTDLLVLNAGEAEELSGEPGVERAAEALSRSATTVVVTLGADGALVATGGAVVRRVPARPAAAVDTTGAGDTFAGVLVALLAEGARLERALAAATTAASLSVERPGAAASMPTRAEITAALPDLPDPTRLQEATP; encoded by the coding sequence GTGACGGGCCGCGCGACGGGCGCGGTGGTGGTGCTGGGCAGCGCCAACGCCGACCTCGTGGTCCGGGCACCGCGCCTCGCCGGCCCGGGGGAGACCCTCTCCGCCACCTCGGCCACCACCGGCGCCGGCGGCAAGGGCCTCAACCAGGCCGTCGCCGCCGCACGAGCTGGCGCCCGGGTCGCCTTCGCGGGGGCGGTGGGGGAGGACCCCCACGGGCAGCTGCTGCGCGGCGTGCTGCAGCGAGACGGCGTGGACACCGCGCTCCTGCGCACCGACGGCGCTCGTGCCACGGGCCTGGCGGTGGTGACCGTCACCGACGACGGCGAGAACAGCATCCTCGTCGTCCCCGGCGCCAACGCCCTCGACGACCTGACCGACGACGACCGGCGCGCCGTCGCCGCCGCCAGCCACCTCGTGCTGCAGCTCGAGCGGCCGAGGGAGCTGGTGCGCCGCGCGCTGCGGGTGGCCCGCGAGCACGGCACGACGACGGTGCTGACGCCCGCACCCGTGAGCGACGGCCTCGACGAGCTCGTCGCGCTCACCGACCTGCTGGTGCTCAACGCCGGCGAGGCGGAGGAGCTGAGCGGCGAGCCCGGCGTCGAGCGCGCCGCGGAGGCGCTGAGCCGTTCGGCCACCACCGTGGTCGTCACGCTCGGGGCCGACGGCGCACTGGTCGCCACCGGCGGGGCAGTGGTGCGGCGCGTGCCCGCACGCCCCGCCGCGGCAGTGGACACCACCGGCGCCGGGGACACCTTCGCCGGGGTGCTCGTGGCCCTGCTCGCCGAGGGCGCACGGCTGGAGCGCGCCCTCGCCGCGGCGACGACCGCGGCGTCGCTGTCGGTGGAGCGGCCCGGCGCCGCCGCCTCGATGCCGACCCGCGCGGAGATCACCGCCGCGCTGCCCGACCTGCCCGACCCGACCCGCCTCCAGGAGGCCACGCCATGA
- a CDS encoding dihydrodipicolinate synthase family protein — protein MTDHLISAVPVPFTADGALDESAFEKVLATLEPHVDAVLVAGTTGEFPALDDDERVGAFRTAVAVLGAPRVIAHVGHASSRQVLRVSAAARELGVDRLALLNPYYLPTDDAGTVAFFAALSAEHADADLYGYFFPERTGAVVPVDVVAQVLALPGMAGMKLSGGASTLLAEHLAVARPGQSVWSGDDATFGKVLAAGGTGVVSGVSALFPQTFGALRRALVEGDATEAERLQAVVERVVGLTGPSVARLKTGLSLRTGSPWAARMAQPAVGPELRDEIAAAVAEHA, from the coding sequence ATGACCGACCACCTCATCAGCGCCGTCCCCGTGCCCTTCACCGCCGACGGCGCGCTCGACGAGTCCGCCTTCGAGAAGGTGCTGGCCACCCTCGAGCCCCACGTCGACGCCGTGCTCGTCGCCGGTACCACGGGTGAGTTCCCCGCCCTGGACGACGACGAGCGGGTCGGCGCCTTCCGCACCGCGGTCGCCGTGCTCGGTGCTCCCCGGGTCATCGCGCACGTCGGCCACGCCTCCTCCCGGCAGGTGCTGCGGGTCTCGGCCGCGGCGCGCGAGCTGGGGGTGGACAGGCTGGCGCTGCTCAACCCCTACTACCTGCCCACCGACGACGCCGGGACGGTCGCCTTCTTCGCCGCGCTCTCCGCCGAGCACGCCGACGCCGACCTGTACGGCTACTTCTTCCCCGAGCGCACCGGCGCGGTGGTCCCCGTCGACGTCGTCGCCCAGGTGCTCGCGCTGCCCGGGATGGCGGGCATGAAGCTGTCCGGCGGTGCCTCCACCCTCCTGGCCGAGCACCTCGCGGTGGCCCGGCCCGGCCAGTCGGTGTGGTCCGGGGACGACGCGACGTTCGGGAAGGTGCTCGCCGCCGGTGGCACCGGCGTGGTCTCCGGGGTCTCCGCGCTCTTCCCCCAGACGTTCGGCGCGCTCCGCCGCGCGCTGGTGGAGGGCGACGCCACCGAGGCCGAGCGGCTGCAGGCCGTCGTCGAGCGCGTCGTCGGCCTCACCGGTCCCTCCGTCGCCCGCCTCAAGACCGGCCTGTCGCTGCGCACCGGCTCGCCGTGGGCCGCGCGCATGGCCCAGCCGGCCGTCGGCCCCGAGCTGCGCGACGAGATCGCCGCCGCTGTCGCCGAGCACGCCTGA
- a CDS encoding fucose isomerase, whose translation MTYALPTLHEPPAAADGAVYLVASGDLRESANTAGWGVQQQLEAQIGAALAQLGRTLVRAHDVDPSTGHGFISSQRMGLEVFRSVPPTAPLVVAEAVWQYSHHVLAGLRDHRGPILVAGNWEPDWPGLVGMLNLNGSLAKAGIAYSTLWSKDWTDDYAVQGLRTWLATGELHHDASHVRALPALADLPDSAEKELGTALARQLRTEKAIIGVFDEGCMGMYNAIFDDELLNAIGVYKERLSQSALWAEMQTVSDAEADEVGHWLKAAGMTFRLGSDEATELTEAQLTWQHKMYVAAVRIADDFGCDAIGIQYQQGLKDLCPASDLVEGLLNNVDRPPVTSRDGSRVLFEGRALPHFNEVDEGVAVDSLVTNRVWTAMGLDPATTLHDVRWGEYYDGMFVWTFEISGSVPPSHLGGYPSAEGWRQDPVFFPAGGSTIRGVSKPGEVVWSRVYLAEGQLQVDLGRAHVVALPKAETERRWAATNPEWPIAHVVMHGTTRNQFMGRHKANHANIAYAPDVATADRALLAKATAFAELGLRVHLCGDVPLPA comes from the coding sequence ATGACGTACGCCCTGCCGACCCTGCACGAGCCGCCCGCTGCCGCCGACGGCGCCGTCTACCTGGTCGCCTCCGGCGACCTGCGCGAGAGCGCCAACACCGCCGGCTGGGGCGTCCAGCAGCAGCTGGAGGCGCAGATCGGCGCGGCGCTGGCGCAGCTCGGGCGCACCCTGGTGCGCGCCCACGACGTCGACCCCAGCACCGGGCACGGGTTCATCTCCAGCCAGCGGATGGGCCTGGAGGTCTTCCGGTCGGTGCCTCCCACCGCTCCGCTGGTGGTGGCCGAGGCCGTGTGGCAGTACTCCCACCACGTGCTCGCCGGGCTGCGCGACCACCGGGGGCCGATCCTGGTGGCCGGCAACTGGGAGCCGGACTGGCCGGGGCTGGTGGGGATGCTCAACCTCAACGGCTCCCTGGCCAAGGCGGGCATCGCCTACTCCACGCTGTGGAGCAAGGACTGGACCGACGACTACGCGGTGCAGGGCCTGCGGACCTGGCTGGCCACCGGCGAGCTGCACCACGACGCCTCCCACGTGAGGGCCCTGCCGGCGCTGGCCGACCTGCCCGACAGCGCCGAGAAGGAGCTGGGGACCGCGCTGGCGCGCCAGCTGCGCACCGAGAAGGCGATCATCGGCGTCTTCGACGAGGGCTGCATGGGCATGTACAACGCGATCTTCGACGACGAGCTGCTCAACGCCATCGGCGTCTACAAGGAGCGCCTCTCCCAGTCGGCGCTGTGGGCGGAGATGCAGACGGTCTCCGACGCCGAGGCCGACGAGGTGGGCCACTGGCTCAAGGCGGCCGGGATGACCTTCCGGCTGGGCAGCGACGAGGCCACCGAGCTGACCGAGGCGCAGCTGACGTGGCAGCACAAGATGTACGTGGCAGCGGTCCGCATCGCTGACGACTTCGGCTGCGACGCCATCGGGATCCAGTACCAGCAGGGCCTCAAGGACCTGTGCCCGGCCTCCGACCTCGTCGAGGGCCTGCTCAACAACGTCGACCGCCCGCCGGTGACCTCCCGCGACGGCTCGCGGGTGCTCTTCGAGGGGCGGGCGCTGCCGCACTTCAACGAGGTCGACGAGGGCGTCGCCGTGGACTCGCTGGTCACCAACCGGGTGTGGACGGCGATGGGGCTGGACCCCGCGACCACCCTGCACGACGTGCGCTGGGGCGAGTACTACGACGGCATGTTCGTGTGGACCTTCGAGATCTCGGGCTCGGTGCCGCCCTCCCACCTGGGTGGCTACCCGAGTGCCGAGGGGTGGCGCCAGGACCCGGTGTTCTTCCCCGCCGGTGGGTCGACGATCCGCGGGGTGTCCAAGCCCGGAGAGGTCGTGTGGTCGCGGGTGTACCTGGCCGAGGGGCAGCTGCAGGTGGACCTGGGCCGCGCGCACGTCGTGGCGCTCCCCAAGGCGGAGACCGAGCGGCGCTGGGCGGCGACCAACCCGGAGTGGCCGATCGCCCACGTGGTGATGCACGGCACCACCCGCAACCAGTTCATGGGCCGGCACAAGGCCAACCACGCCAACATCGCGTACGCGCCCGACGTGGCCACGGCGGACAGGGCGCTGCTGGCGAAGGCCACCGCCTTCGCCGAGCTGGGCCTGCGGGTGCACCTGTGCGGGGACGTGCCGCTGCCCGCCTGA
- a CDS encoding cell wall-binding repeat-containing protein produces MTSSRRTRSALVGGAMCAALLAATSASTAVASTSQRPEDDFLEVLAPVSGSFFNHDNGRVVLEPGVEYAVVTSGSDRHLVDSLAAAPLAAALGAPVLLAGDGASGATHPGYYQSGRLRYDKREVRYVVVGQAAFDDGLVTMLDGELRARTGTQHTVVGLVKGGDRYDTADALAELSERARQAKGV; encoded by the coding sequence GTGACCTCTTCTCGCCGCACCCGCTCCGCTCTCGTCGGCGGTGCCATGTGCGCTGCGCTGCTCGCCGCCACGTCGGCGTCGACCGCCGTCGCCAGCACCTCCCAGCGGCCCGAGGATGACTTCCTCGAGGTGCTCGCCCCGGTGAGCGGCTCCTTCTTCAACCACGACAACGGTCGAGTGGTGTTGGAGCCCGGAGTGGAGTACGCCGTCGTCACCAGCGGCAGCGACCGCCACCTGGTCGACTCCCTCGCCGCCGCCCCGCTGGCAGCGGCCCTCGGCGCGCCCGTGCTCCTGGCTGGTGACGGCGCCAGCGGGGCGACGCACCCGGGCTACTACCAGTCCGGCCGGCTGCGGTACGACAAGCGCGAGGTGCGCTACGTCGTGGTGGGGCAGGCCGCCTTCGACGACGGCCTGGTGACGATGCTCGACGGGGAGCTCAGAGCCCGCACTGGCACCCAGCACACCGTGGTGGGTCTGGTGAAGGGCGGGGACCGCTACGACACCGCCGACGCGCTCGCGGAGCTGTCGGAGCGGGCGCGGCAGGCGAAGGGCGTCTGA